One genomic region from Biomphalaria glabrata chromosome 7, xgBioGlab47.1, whole genome shotgun sequence encodes:
- the LOC106079044 gene encoding aspartate aminotransferase, mitochondrial-like yields the protein MAAPTMRNSCGMFRLLYSARNIGLQTRQNAIWSNVEMGPPDAILGVTEAFKKDTNPKKMNLGVGAYRDDAGKPYVLPSVKKAEDEILKAGLDKEYAGIIGVPDFYNAAIKLALGSDSSVIKEKLNVTTQAISGTGALRVGANFFAKWYTKSKTFWLPTPSWGNHTPILKHAGLNVNSYKYYDPSTCGFDFKGAIEDIKKIPEGDVILLHACAHNPTGVDPKPEQWKELSQVIKQRKLYPYFDMAYQGFASGSTDTDAFAVRTFINDGHQIALSQSFSKNMGLYGERVGAFSIICSSAEEAERVMSQVKIIIRPLYSNPPVHGARIAAKILNTPELNAQWLKEVKGMADRIITMRQRLRDGLKKEGSSRNWQHITDQIGMFCFTGLKPDQVERLTKEFSIFLTKDGRISVAGVSSNNVDYLAHAIHQVTK from the exons ATGGCAGCCCCAACAATGAGGAACTCTTGTGGCATGTTTCGTCTTTTATATTCTGCTCGCAATATTGGGCTTCAAACCAGACAGAA TGCAATTTGGAGCAATGTGGAAATGGGCCCTCCTGATGCCATTCTTGGTGTTACAGAGGCATTCAAAAAAGATACCAACCCTAAAAAGATGAATCTTGGTGTTGGAGCATACAGAGATGATGCAGGAAAGCCCTATGTTTTGCCATCTGTGAAGAAA gcaGAAGATGAAATTCTTAAAGCTGGACTTGACAAAGAATATGCAGGAATTATTGGAGTTCCAGATTTTTACAATGCTGCCATTAAGTTAGCTTTAGGATCTGATTCATCAGTCATTAAAGAGAAATTG aatgtTACCACACAAGCTATTTCTGGAACTGGTGCATTGCGTGTTGGAGctaattttttt GCCAAGTGGTATACAAAAAGTAAGACATTTTGGTTACCTACACCATCATGGGGCAATCACACTCCTATTCTCAa GCATGCTGGTTTAAATGTCAACTCCTACAAATACTATGATCCTAGCACTTGTGGCTTTGATTTTAAAGGTGCCATTGAAGATATTAAG AAAATTCCTGAAGGTGATGTGATTTTGCTCCATGCCTGTGCCCATAATCCTACTGGTGTTGACCCCAAG CCTGAGCAATGGAAAGAGCTGAGTCAAGTTATTAAGCAAAGGAAACTCTATCCATATTTTGACATGGCCTATCAAGGTTTTGCTAGTGGAAGCACAGACACTGATGCTTTTGCAGTTCGTACTTTCATTAATGATGGCCATCAGATTGCCCTAAGCCAGTCTTTCTCCAAAAACATGGGACTTTATG GTGAAAGAGTTGGAGCCTTCTCTATAATTTGCTCTAGTGCTGAGGAAGCTGAAAGGGTGATGTCACAAGTTAAGATTATCATTCGACCCTTGTACTCCAATCCCCCTGTACATGGAGCTAGAATAGCTGCCAAGATTCTTAACACTCCAGAGCTCAATGCTCAATG GTTGAAAGAGGTTAAAGGAATGGCAGATAGAATCATTACAATGAGGCAACGTCTCAGAGATGGTCTAAAGAAAGAAGGATCAAGTCGTAACTGGCAACACATTACTGATCAAATTGGCATGTTTTGCTTCACTGGACTTAAACCAGATCAG GTTGAGCGCTTGACAAAAGAATTCTCCATTTTCCTGACAAAGGACGGCAGGATATCTGTGGCTGGTGTATCTTCCAACAATGTAGACTACTTGGCTCATGCCATTCATCAGGTTACCAAGTAA
- the LOC106079043 gene encoding beta-1-syntrophin-like, which translates to MANGMPRSGAFDVFIRQQWCPVSVTLNEESITLTLTENPDQATASNGSVDNGHGLANGNADLPESITGQKRYVKVIKEDQHGLGISIKGGKENRMPILISKIFKNMAADKTEKLYVGDAILSVNGEDLRDATHDDAVKALKKAGKIVEMEVKYLREVTPYFRKSSPLNELGWGTQDSVQKDGTSKSSWSETKTLPLKMCYLCRNLTVPDSEKRTLELHSPDGKGVCTLRFPDPATASDWFNAIHSNVMMLTKQAIEDANEMLRTAPNQHEIRHMGWLSEQLTGEQGSTIWKPVFMALTDKDILLYDTAPFSKEEWATPFQSHPLLATRLVHCGKQSSQMTGADVMSFGTRSGSRNGVEVHIFRVETQRDLAFWSRALVQGSHGAAIITKQVSCSAVWKNKKAKLTVHYEDGFTLREDAEGAERPGEILWSYPFENLRMSSDDGHRLLWLDFADIGEQELDLNTCPKPIVFVIHTFLSAKVSRMGLIA; encoded by the exons ATGGCTAATGGTATGCCGCGGTCTGGAGCTTTCGATGTTTTTATTCGCCAACAGTGGTGCCCTGTCAGCGTAACTTTAAATGAGGAATCCATCACACTTACACTTACTGAGAATCCAGATCAGGCAACAGCATCGAACGGTTCGGTTGATAACGGCCATGGATTAGCCAACGGAAATGCTGATCTTCCCGAGTCAATCACAGGCCAAAAGCGCTACGTCAAG gttatCAAAGAAGATCAGCATGGCCTTGGTATCAGTATTAAAGGTGGAAAAGAAAATAGGATGCCTATCctcatttctaaaatatttaaaaatatggcAGCAGACAAAACGGAGAAGCTATATGTGGGAGATGCAATACTGTCTGTTAATGGGGAAGACTTGAGAGATGCTACTCATGATGATGCTGTGAAAGCTCTCAAGAAAGCtggaaaaattgttgaaatGGAAG TGAAATACTTACGAGAAGTTACACCTTACTTTAGAAAGTCTTCTCCTTTGAATGAGCTGGGCTGGGGCACACAAGACTCTGTTCAGAAAGATGGTACATCCAAGTCCAGTTGGTCAGAAACCAAGACCTTGCCATTGAAGATGTGCTATTTATGCCGCAATTTAACTGTACCAGATTCAGAAAAGAGGACACTGGAATTACATTCACCTGATGGCAAAGGAGTCTGCACTCTACGATTTCCAGATCCAGCGACAGCATCTGACTGGTTTAATGCTATTCATTCTAATGTCATGATGCTTACAAAACAAGCCATAGAAGATGCTAATGAGATGTTGAGGACGGCACCTAATCAGCATGAAATTAGACATATGGGATGGTTATCAGAACAA CTTACAGGTGAACAAGGTTCTACTATATGGAAGCCAGTGTTTATGGCTTTAACAGACAAAGATATCTTACTCTACGATACAGCACCCTTCAGCAAAGAGGAGTGGGCTACACCATTTCAGTCACATCCATTATTAGCCACAAG gCTGGTCCACTGTGGGAAACAGAGCAGTCAGATGACAGGTGCTGATGTCATGTCCTTTGGTACTCGATCAGGATCCCGCAATGGTGTAGAAGTTCACATTTTTCGAGTAGAAACACAGAGAGATCTTGCCTTCTGGTCACGTGCCTTAGTGCAAGGATCACATGGGGCGGCCATAATAACAAAACAAGTTTCTTGTT ctGCTGTATGGAAAAACAAGAAGGCTAAATTAACAGTGCACTATGAAGATGGTTTTACATTACGAGAAGATGCCGAAGGTGCTGAGAGACCTGGAGAAATCTTATGGTCTTATCCTTTTGAAAACTTAAGAATGTCCTCTGATGATGGTCATAGATTATTGTGGTTAGATTTTGCTGATATTGGTGAACAG GAGTTGGATCTGAATACTTGCCCAAAGCCTATAGTGTTTGTGATTCATACCTTTTTATCAGCCAAAGTAAGTCGTATGGGACTTATAGCTTGA